Genomic window (Rubeoparvulum massiliense):
AAGTTTATTGAAATTTTTAAATTGTTGGATTGTTATTGTCAAGGTATTAATGAAGAAATCAGAGGATTTTCAGATACGATTGGTGTATCCAACGAACAGGTGCTTTTTTACGCAATGACCTATTTGGAACGAGGGTGCAGTTTAATGGCAACCTTGCCGCAAAAGACCCAAAGTGGTCATACTATAATGGCAAGAAATTACGATTTCAATGATAAAATGGAAGAAATGTGCTTCTCTTTTACCGACATTAAGGGAAAATATCGGTATATTGGCTCTACCTTAAATTTATTCGGTAGATGTGATGGAATGAATGAACACGGTCTTGCGGTGTGTAAGGCATCAAATGGTCTACCTGTCGGCAACTTCGAAGGTGGTCAAAAAGCAGGAATAACAGGATTTAGTTTTTGGATAGTCGTTCGTAGCATACTTGAAAACTGCAAAAACGTAGATGAAGCAATTCAATGGACAATGGACGCGCCCATCGGTTATAACATTAATTTGATGTTGGCTGATAGCCATAACAAAATAGCCTTACTTCAATGTGTTGATGGTCATAAGGCTTACAAAATTTTGGACGGAAATAGTGATGAAACTTACCTTAGTTCCACAAATCATGTGCTATTGGATGACATAAAGCCTTATGAGAAAATGCACATTGAAAATTCTGTAATCCGAAATGATAGGATTGTTAGCTTATTTGAAAGAGATAAACGAATATCAAAAAACAATATAAAGGAACTGCTTTCAACATCTTATCCCAATGGGCTTTGTTGTCATTATTATAGTGAATTTTTCGGAACACTACGCTCTATGATATTTGATGCAACTGATAAAACAATAGAAATGACGTTTGGCTCTCCGCAAGCTAACGAATGGCATACTTTTTCTGTTGGAACATTTGACATGGAAGAAATGAAAGTATCGTTGCCGCAAGAAAAGGCAAGACCAGATTTTTATAAAATTAACTAATACATTACGTATTTATCAAGGGAGAGGAGGAACTGTCTTTGAATGACAAACAGATAATAGCTAAGGCCATTGTATTTATAGAGAACAACTTGTGTCAACCGATTGTTGCACGTGATGTCGCTGAGGCAGTTTCCTATTCCTACTATCACTTTCACCGTTATTTTCAAGCTATTATGGGCGAAACAATAGGAAACTATATCAGAAGCCGACGGTTAACACAAGCGGCTTGGGATTTAGTGCATAGTGATAAAAAAGTATTAGATGTTGGACTTTCTCTTTATTTTGAAACAGCAGAAAGTTTTACAAGAGCTTTTAAGGATAGGTATTCCATGACTCCCTCAGAATACAGAAAAAACGGAATTGATGTTTTAATTGGAAACAGGCAATCCGCACAGAAATCTGATATGAGTATCATCACATATGCTGGTTTATCTCCAGAAATCCTTGTAATACCTGAAATATATCTCATGGGAATTCGTTTTAAAACAACCGTTTCTGGAAACAAAACCGTTACCATGTGGCAACAGTTTAACAAGAAAGTTCCCCCTGATCTTCTTACCACTAAACGATATGGAATTTTTGAGACCTCTGAAACTTGTTCCTTTGATAAATTTAATACCGATAGCGAAAGTATGGCATTTGTAGGAATTGAAATTTCAAAGAACGATCCTGTTTTAAATGATCTGCAAGTAAAAAAATTGTGTGGTGGAAAATATGCAAGGTTTGTCCATAGGGGAACAGTAGATACTTTAATACAAACATATCATTACATTTGGGGTTCTTGGTTCCCTAAGAGCGGTTTTGAACTTGCTAACCGCGACGATTTTGAGTGTTATACAGAAAGGTTCACCGGGGCAAATGATAGCAACTCTGAAATTGATATTTATTTCCCCATTGAGTGAATGGATAATAGTTGGTGTCCACCAATTAATTTAAAACCACATCGTAAAAACACTGAATATTGGGTCGGGTGCCGTTACTGATAATGCCACGCCCACCATGAGTTTGTGCTTCTTTTAGGACACTGTCTTAAAAGATACGCGTTGTCCGAAGCTGATTCACCTCATGGCTGAAGTCACGAGTGTTCTCGGCTATTCCGTTAAAAACAAGGCCCAGACAAAGCTTTGTGCTTCACCTGAACCTTATCATGTTATTTATGCATTATGTATGTATCGAATCGTAGAAATACAATGCATCCCATTCCTATTCTTCAGTACGATTGTTCACTTGCTCTGCTTCTGCTGAATAACTTTGGCTCTCATTATCCATTGCATCGAGCTGCTGTCGTTTTTGGTCTTTTGCCTCGCGAACTCGCTCTTCTATGGAAAACTCCTTCATCCCATCACGCATTCCCTCTTTAATCACTTCATAGAAATCATCTACGCTCTCTCGAATGGCATGCTTCACTGCTAATTTCACAATCAAATAGAGAATAAATGCATACATTGCAAGGATAAGAACACTAATTCCTGCTCCCGCTCCCATTATGTGACCGCTCCCTTCCATCTACTAACTCTATTATTCTGTACGTTTGCGTGAAGGCTGTCAAATCATAAAGAAAAACCAACCCTGATCTACTTCAAGATCAAAGCTGGTTCTTTTGATACGTCTCTATTCTTCTCGATCTTCTCCATCTTTCTAGCAAAATAGGCATGTAGGCGATATTCACAGATCTCTTGCGTCATTCGATATAAAAAGCGCAACTCTGCTTCAATAGGATCTACATGAAATTGAAACCTAACCCCATCATATGTTGCCCACCCTTTGGAACTTCCAGCCCACTTCGTCATGGGCATCTCTGCGAGCAATTGACTGATTGCTGTTTCCTCAAAACTGGCTTGAAATCTCAATCCCTTCTTATCAGACCAATCAAGTTTCATACGATAAGGTTTTTCAGTCATAAATTGATAGAAATCAAAAGCGATTTCCTGTGGTGTTACTGGAAGAAACCACTCTTTCTCACCACGTTGTAGCATGAGATATAGTAGCACCATCTTATAGCTCTTCGTCATGGAGGTATGTTCAACCTCTCGGAACCATTGGGAAAAACGATCGTACGAAGTAAGCTCCTCTATACTCAGCTCTCCCATCCACGCAAGGAAGGCTACCCAAGAAGAGAATTCTTGTTTGAGCACATGACTATCCATAGCGTTCATTAGAGCAAATTCCTTATAGGAAGGCTGTCGACCTAATTCTGCTCGCAATTCTTCGTACGCATGGCGCAACTGCTCTTTTCGAGGTATCCTTTTCTTTGCCAGTTCCTCTAAGAGCTCAACAACTTGGGTCTCCAAATGGAGCTGACAGGTTGGTGGCAACGATTCTACACCTGATTTTTCTGAACCAGTCTTCGCTTTTTCAGTTCCACCTGTTGCTCCTTGCAATGCTTGAAGCTTTAGATCTGCATAGCGATAGTTCCCTACCAAATCAATGATCGTACAATACTCTTTGTCTGGATGTAGGCGTAAGCCTCGCCCCATTTGCTGAATAAAGAGAGGTAACGACTCGGTGGGTCGCACAAAGAGTAGAGTGTCTACCCGGGGAAGATCCGCCCCCTCATTGAGCATATCCACCGTAAATAGAAGCTCAAGGACCCCTGCATTGAGCTGCTGGATTAAACCTTGTCGCTCATCTGGGTTGGTCCCAGAATGAAGGCAGGCTGCCTTCCAGCCTTGTTGGCGAAAGAAGCGTGCCAGGTAATCTGCCTGGGGAATGGATGAACAAAAGACAAGCGTCCGTGATTGGCGATGATGTAACCAGGCTTCATAGATGGCTTGACCCACCTCTTTACGTAATTGGGCTTGCAGTAGTTGATTCGCATCATATTTTTGCCCTAACCATCGTAGCTGTGAATAGTCAATGGGATCATAAACGCCATAGTAATGATAAGGAACTAACCATCCACGCTGGATCGCTTGAATGAAGTCTAGACGATAGGCAACATTTCCATCACAAATATTATAAACATCCCGCTGATCGGCCCGATCAGGAGTGGCAGTGATCCCCAATAAAAACTGGGGTTTGAAGTAAGCTAATATCCGTTGATATGTATTCGCAGCAGCATGGTGAAATTCGTCCACAATGATGCAGTCGAATTCATCAGGGGCAAACTGTTCCAAATGATACTCCATTCCTAATGTATATACAGAAGCAAATAGACAGTCAACATCATGGTTCTTCTCCTTCTGATAATAAAAGCCACCTGAACGCTCAGGCATAACAGCATGAAAGGAACGATAGGCTTGGTGGAGAATCTCCTCGCGATGAGCAATAAACAGCACTCGTTTAAATTTCCGTGCAAAAAAGGCTGCGAGATAGGTTTTACCTAGACCTGTAGCCATGACCACCATCGCCTTTGAATAACCATCTGCATAGGTTTCTTCCAGTGCCTCCAACGCTTCTTGCTGAGCTGGACGTGGCTGGATCTGATCAGGAGAAATATCTTCTGATGAATCGATCTCCATATTCGTATCATCATTTACTTGATCGAAACCATACATGAGTTGGATTGCTTCGCTTTCTACCCAAGCCTCCTGCAGCTTTGGATATTGACGATAATAGGTATCATAGGCCTCTTGATAGGCTTCCACCACACTCGGAGTAAGCGCAACCGCTTGTTCATGATAGAAGAGATGATAGAATTGCTCCCAAGCATCCTCTACTATCTGCATCTCTCGCTCCGTATCTAGTGCAAGATTCCATTCAGTTCCTGTGGTTAAGGCACTATAAGAAAGATTAGAAGAACCAACGATAACTTGGTCTCCTCCCATGCCACGAAATAGATACGACTTGGGATGAAATGAGACCCCGTTACTATAATAGAGATGGATCTCCATTTCTTGATGATAAGGAAGTAATTGTTCCAGTGCTTCTGGCTGTGTTACATAGAGATAGTCACCAAGCAGCCATTGAATTTTCACACCCCGCTTAAGTGCAGCTTCCAGATCTGGACGAATAAGCTGAACCCCTGATTTCATCACGAAAGAAGTAAGAAATGCAACGGAATGAGCTTGCTGAAGCGCTTGTTGGAGGGAGCGGACCAGCTGATTCGTTACAAGCTGAAGCTTCAATCTTTCACCTCATGTAAAAAGATGCGCTCTTGGAATGCGCCCCGTTGCTCCGCCTTCTTCTTACGGATCTCCTCCAACTGTTCCATGTCGCAACCATGGAGAGTAACTAGTGCTCTCATCACTTCTAGAATATCAGCAAGCTCTTCCAGTGCCTCCTCATCCTTAACAGCGGTTTCATACTCCTTTACTTCTTCGAGTAACTTCTTTTTTAACTCGATGCTGTAGGTAACTTCATCAAGCGTAGAGACTCGACACTCCTTCCCTGCGGCTTCGATAATAGCTGGTATCCGATCACGAACGAGTTTTTCATAGACTGGCACGAGCTGAACCCCTTCCTAGTCAATAGATGTTAGCCATCATATGGGACAAGATTAGGTATGGCATTCCGAATGCCCCCACGTGGATTGGGGACATCCCCTTGATACCGGGGAATGA
Coding sequences:
- a CDS encoding AraC family transcriptional regulator; the protein is MNDKQIIAKAIVFIENNLCQPIVARDVAEAVSYSYYHFHRYFQAIMGETIGNYIRSRRLTQAAWDLVHSDKKVLDVGLSLYFETAESFTRAFKDRYSMTPSEYRKNGIDVLIGNRQSAQKSDMSIITYAGLSPEILVIPEIYLMGIRFKTTVSGNKTVTMWQQFNKKVPPDLLTTKRYGIFETSETCSFDKFNTDSESMAFVGIEISKNDPVLNDLQVKKLCGGKYARFVHRGTVDTLIQTYHYIWGSWFPKSGFELANRDDFECYTERFTGANDSNSEIDIYFPIE
- a CDS encoding DEAD/DEAH box helicase family protein, which encodes MKLQLVTNQLVRSLQQALQQAHSVAFLTSFVMKSGVQLIRPDLEAALKRGVKIQWLLGDYLYVTQPEALEQLLPYHQEMEIHLYYSNGVSFHPKSYLFRGMGGDQVIVGSSNLSYSALTTGTEWNLALDTEREMQIVEDAWEQFYHLFYHEQAVALTPSVVEAYQEAYDTYYRQYPKLQEAWVESEAIQLMYGFDQVNDDTNMEIDSSEDISPDQIQPRPAQQEALEALEETYADGYSKAMVVMATGLGKTYLAAFFARKFKRVLFIAHREEILHQAYRSFHAVMPERSGGFYYQKEKNHDVDCLFASVYTLGMEYHLEQFAPDEFDCIIVDEFHHAAANTYQRILAYFKPQFLLGITATPDRADQRDVYNICDGNVAYRLDFIQAIQRGWLVPYHYYGVYDPIDYSQLRWLGQKYDANQLLQAQLRKEVGQAIYEAWLHHRQSRTLVFCSSIPQADYLARFFRQQGWKAACLHSGTNPDERQGLIQQLNAGVLELLFTVDMLNEGADLPRVDTLLFVRPTESLPLFIQQMGRGLRLHPDKEYCTIIDLVGNYRYADLKLQALQGATGGTEKAKTGSEKSGVESLPPTCQLHLETQVVELLEELAKKRIPRKEQLRHAYEELRAELGRQPSYKEFALMNAMDSHVLKQEFSSWVAFLAWMGELSIEELTSYDRFSQWFREVEHTSMTKSYKMVLLYLMLQRGEKEWFLPVTPQEIAFDFYQFMTEKPYRMKLDWSDKKGLRFQASFEETAISQLLAEMPMTKWAGSSKGWATYDGVRFQFHVDPIEAELRFLYRMTQEICEYRLHAYFARKMEKIEKNRDVSKEPALILK
- a CDS encoding C45 family autoproteolytic acyltransferase/hydolase, which produces MEETKVYFKNFIGSSYDVGTQIGKWILSTPELLQKVLLPPNTYPREKFIEIFKLLDCYCQGINEEIRGFSDTIGVSNEQVLFYAMTYLERGCSLMATLPQKTQSGHTIMARNYDFNDKMEEMCFSFTDIKGKYRYIGSTLNLFGRCDGMNEHGLAVCKASNGLPVGNFEGGQKAGITGFSFWIVVRSILENCKNVDEAIQWTMDAPIGYNINLMLADSHNKIALLQCVDGHKAYKILDGNSDETYLSSTNHVLLDDIKPYEKMHIENSVIRNDRIVSLFERDKRISKNNIKELLSTSYPNGLCCHYYSEFFGTLRSMIFDATDKTIEMTFGSPQANEWHTFSVGTFDMEEMKVSLPQEKARPDFYKIN
- a CDS encoding nucleoside triphosphate pyrophosphohydrolase: MPVYEKLVRDRIPAIIEAAGKECRVSTLDEVTYSIELKKKLLEEVKEYETAVKDEEALEELADILEVMRALVTLHGCDMEQLEEIRKKKAEQRGAFQERIFLHEVKD